One Pararhizobium sp. IMCC3301 DNA segment encodes these proteins:
- a CDS encoding TAXI family TRAP transporter solute-binding subunit codes for MKKNFLGMAAALVATGLMAGTTLAQEQQFVSIGTGGVTGVYYPTGGAICRLVNRGRKEHGIRCGVESTGGSVFNINAVRGGELEFGVAQSDWQFHAYNGTSRFEEQGPFEGLRAVFSVHPEPFTVVARADAGIKTFEDLKGKRVNVGNPGSGQRGTMEVLMEAMGWTMSDFSLASELQAAEQSQALCDNNIDAMIYTVGHPSGSIQEATTSCDSVLVTVQNDATAKLIADNSYYRSAVIPGGMYRGNDEDVATFGVGATFISSADVPDDVVYEIVKAVFENMDQFRGLHPAFANLDPKEMANAGLSAPLHPGAERYYREAGLIE; via the coding sequence ATGAAAAAGAATTTTCTCGGAATGGCAGCCGCGCTTGTCGCCACCGGACTGATGGCAGGAACAACGCTGGCGCAGGAACAACAATTTGTCTCCATCGGCACAGGTGGTGTGACCGGGGTCTATTATCCCACTGGCGGCGCGATTTGCCGGCTGGTCAATCGTGGCCGCAAGGAACACGGCATCCGCTGCGGCGTGGAAAGCACGGGCGGATCGGTCTTCAATATCAACGCTGTGCGGGGTGGAGAGCTGGAATTCGGCGTGGCCCAGTCTGACTGGCAGTTCCACGCCTATAACGGCACGTCACGCTTTGAGGAGCAGGGGCCGTTTGAAGGGCTGCGGGCGGTGTTTTCCGTGCATCCGGAGCCATTCACGGTGGTCGCCCGGGCCGATGCTGGGATAAAAACCTTTGAAGATCTCAAAGGCAAACGCGTCAATGTCGGTAATCCAGGCTCCGGACAGCGCGGCACGATGGAAGTGCTGATGGAGGCCATGGGCTGGACCATGAGTGACTTTTCGCTGGCATCGGAGTTGCAGGCTGCCGAACAGTCGCAGGCATTATGTGACAACAATATCGATGCCATGATCTATACGGTCGGTCATCCCTCCGGTTCCATTCAGGAGGCCACTACATCGTGCGATTCCGTGCTGGTGACGGTGCAAAATGATGCGACGGCGAAACTGATTGCGGATAATTCCTATTATCGCTCGGCCGTTATTCCAGGCGGCATGTATCGCGGCAATGACGAGGATGTTGCCACATTCGGTGTCGGTGCCACCTTTATCAGCTCTGCCGATGTTCCCGATGATGTGGTTTATGAAATCGTCAAGGCCGTGTTCGAGAATATGGATCAGTTCCGCGGCCTGCACCCTGCCTTTGCCAATCTTGATCCGAAGGAAATGGCGAATGCCGGGCTTTCCGCGCCGCTGCATCCGGGTGCCGAGCGTTATTACCGTGAAGCCGGTCTCATTGAATAA
- a CDS encoding bifunctional diguanylate cyclase/phosphodiesterase — protein MNYKRIKIIVLILLASSGFLATGKLAIDFSLRTLLSKQADAAGRDWAHYVDNRLGEKLPVLTVSESGALLSDGQLANIEGAVSEIFALGNVLQIDFIDATCSCIASFAGGTQFPAVRRKVQNDTNQDHPAVTGESRVAPLLPSGAVQPALVENGQTPDRSAGKLPTGHSAASSVLTLIKYNEDPEAAVFNTPVGFPAVDQKIVQSIRQTETHQVAIPRSGLSDRVGTVAEIYHSIERGDQPKLVLRLLVDMDAIAKRNRAILYLASILIVLLLFLSFGYPAIRHFQNLRTQRLSDEKAYFLANHDVLTGLANRNAFQEDVPKRLLECSATGSGGALFLIDIDDFKEINDFYGHHVGDHVLQMVANILTEKCSTDSLVARLGGDELAIVTYDSRLAGHADPDAMVFPSDFQVDLAGSRETFDVSFSVGIARFPRDGTELPDLMRNADLALYAAKNAGKSAVREYHPQMKIGFHQRQVLFNEFRTALKTSQIFPYYQPVVCTRTGLVQGVEALVRWNHPFKGTICASEFADVLEDREICEMVGCQMLEKVTADMARWKQANVPFKRVGFNVNAANLLRQGFIKDIVSTLTSRGLTPEEFAVEVTEKAIFGTNSKSLFSKLHELRDMGCDVVLDDFGTGYSSITHLKELPYSFIKVARTFISNIAYDRQDQAIVSSLIELGKSLNYKVVAEGIETYAQYEKVKELGFHLAQGYYFSEPVPSREVPKVIDQVSSRSFRYAANLGFHEDVA, from the coding sequence ATGAATTACAAAAGAATCAAAATAATTGTGCTCATCCTGCTTGCAAGCTCAGGCTTTCTGGCGACCGGGAAATTGGCAATTGATTTTTCGTTGCGCACACTTTTGTCAAAACAGGCTGATGCTGCCGGACGCGACTGGGCGCACTATGTTGACAATCGATTGGGCGAAAAGCTCCCGGTTCTGACAGTAAGCGAAAGTGGCGCTTTGTTGTCAGACGGCCAGCTTGCCAATATTGAGGGGGCAGTCTCGGAGATATTTGCTCTCGGAAATGTTCTTCAAATTGATTTTATTGACGCAACCTGTTCCTGCATAGCTTCATTTGCAGGCGGGACACAATTTCCTGCGGTCAGGCGCAAGGTGCAGAACGACACAAATCAGGACCACCCGGCTGTGACAGGGGAATCACGGGTGGCCCCTCTGCTGCCGTCCGGTGCGGTCCAGCCCGCATTGGTGGAGAACGGCCAAACGCCTGATCGTTCTGCCGGCAAGCTACCAACCGGCCACTCGGCTGCGAGCTCTGTTCTGACTCTCATCAAATACAACGAAGATCCCGAAGCGGCGGTTTTCAACACCCCTGTCGGCTTTCCAGCGGTTGACCAGAAAATAGTTCAGTCGATCCGGCAAACCGAAACGCATCAGGTGGCGATCCCACGCAGCGGATTATCCGATCGCGTTGGCACGGTCGCGGAGATATATCACAGTATTGAACGAGGAGATCAACCTAAGCTGGTGTTGCGCCTGCTGGTGGATATGGACGCAATTGCAAAGCGTAATCGTGCCATTCTTTATCTGGCGAGCATCCTGATCGTGTTGCTGCTGTTTCTGTCATTTGGCTATCCGGCTATCCGGCATTTTCAGAATTTGCGTACGCAACGTTTGTCCGATGAGAAGGCCTATTTTCTGGCCAATCATGATGTCCTGACCGGCCTGGCCAACCGCAATGCGTTTCAGGAGGACGTTCCCAAGCGCCTGCTAGAGTGCAGCGCGACCGGCAGCGGAGGCGCATTGTTCCTGATTGATATTGATGATTTCAAAGAGATCAATGACTTTTACGGACACCATGTAGGCGATCATGTATTGCAGATGGTGGCGAACATCCTGACGGAGAAATGTTCTACAGACAGCCTCGTTGCAAGACTGGGCGGTGATGAACTCGCGATTGTGACTTACGACAGCAGGCTGGCAGGTCATGCGGATCCGGACGCCATGGTATTTCCCTCTGATTTTCAGGTCGATCTGGCCGGCAGCAGAGAGACCTTCGATGTTTCATTCAGTGTAGGGATCGCCCGTTTCCCTCGCGATGGAACCGAATTACCGGACTTGATGCGCAATGCGGATCTGGCTCTTTATGCCGCCAAGAACGCTGGCAAATCTGCGGTGCGGGAATATCATCCACAAATGAAAATCGGATTCCATCAGAGACAGGTGCTTTTCAATGAATTCCGCACCGCGTTGAAGACGTCTCAGATTTTCCCCTATTATCAGCCGGTAGTCTGCACACGGACGGGTCTGGTGCAGGGCGTCGAAGCACTTGTCAGGTGGAACCATCCCTTTAAAGGCACCATCTGCGCATCCGAGTTTGCGGATGTCCTGGAGGATCGGGAAATCTGCGAGATGGTCGGCTGTCAAATGCTTGAAAAAGTTACCGCTGACATGGCCCGGTGGAAGCAGGCGAATGTGCCGTTCAAGCGCGTTGGTTTCAACGTCAATGCAGCCAATCTGCTGCGCCAGGGTTTTATCAAGGACATCGTCAGCACACTGACCAGTCGTGGACTCACGCCAGAAGAGTTTGCTGTTGAGGTGACTGAGAAAGCCATATTTGGGACTAATTCCAAATCGCTGTTCAGCAAGCTTCATGAACTTCGTGACATGGGATGCGACGTCGTTCTCGATGATTTCGGCACCGGATACTCGTCAATTACCCATCTCAAGGAACTGCCCTACAGCTTCATCAAGGTGGCAAGGACATTCATCAGCAATATTGCGTATGATCGACAGGACCAGGCGATTGTGAGTTCGCTGATAGAGTTGGGCAAATCGCTGAATTACAAGGTCGTTGCAGAGGGCATTGAAACCTACGCGCAATACGAGAAAGTCAAGGAACTCGGTTTTCATCTGGCGCAGGGCTATTATTTCTCCGAACCGGTGCCGTCCAGGGAAGTGCCTAAGGTCATCGACCAGGTCAGTTCGCGTTCTTTCAGATATGCTGCGAATCTCGGGTTTCACGAGGATGTGGCGTGA
- a CDS encoding YaiI/YqxD family protein, with translation MTIEIFIDADACPVKDEIYKVAFRYKVPVCVVSNSFIRIPDDPLISRSIVSAGPDAADDFIAERVRTDSVVVTADILLAERCLNSGATVIGPNGKPFTADSIGSAVATRALMEGLRSTGDITGGPPPFSRADRSRFLSALDLALVRLKRSA, from the coding sequence ATGACAATCGAGATTTTTATTGATGCCGATGCCTGTCCCGTGAAGGACGAAATCTACAAAGTTGCGTTTCGCTACAAGGTACCGGTATGCGTCGTCAGCAACAGTTTTATAAGAATTCCGGATGACCCCCTGATCTCCCGCAGCATTGTCAGCGCTGGCCCGGATGCCGCCGATGATTTTATCGCTGAGCGGGTCAGGACAGACAGCGTGGTGGTGACAGCCGATATTCTGCTCGCGGAGAGATGCCTGAATTCAGGCGCAACCGTAATCGGCCCCAACGGAAAACCATTTACCGCCGACTCTATTGGCAGCGCCGTGGCTACCCGTGCACTTATGGAAGGATTGCGCTCGACTGGGGATATCACCGGAGGGCCACCGCCTTTTTCCCGAGCTGATCGCTCCAGATTTCTGTCGGCGCTGGACCTGGCGCTGGTCAGGCTGAAGCGCAGCGCCTGA
- a CDS encoding sulfite exporter TauE/SafE family protein gives MDSVIGNLSPGLLAYCLAVVFIAGLIRGYCGFGFSALVVASLTLVLPPVEVIPFVLLLEIAASAGMLPAVWRSVDWRLIGWLFAGYAIGAPLGLYALVNVPEAIVRVTISLIILVISAALLRGMVFRAANHSGSIAATGVVAGAVNGVSAIGGLPVVLLMLANASSAAVTRASIVAFLLLGDIYATGFTYGSGLITPDVLVRFVVLLVPMFLGVLLGSRQFVRSNPDSFKALALWLLIGLASIGLLRVLLS, from the coding sequence GTGGATAGTGTAATCGGCAATCTGAGCCCGGGACTTCTGGCCTATTGCCTTGCTGTCGTGTTCATCGCCGGTCTGATCCGCGGCTATTGCGGCTTCGGCTTTTCCGCGCTGGTGGTCGCCAGCCTGACCTTGGTATTGCCGCCGGTTGAAGTCATTCCATTTGTGCTGCTGTTGGAAATTGCGGCCAGCGCCGGCATGCTGCCGGCGGTGTGGCGGTCGGTCGATTGGCGCCTGATCGGCTGGCTGTTTGCCGGATATGCCATTGGTGCACCGCTTGGCCTTTACGCTCTTGTCAACGTGCCGGAAGCCATCGTCCGGGTCACGATTTCGCTGATTATTCTGGTGATCAGCGCGGCGCTCTTGCGCGGAATGGTGTTCCGGGCTGCCAATCATTCCGGGTCTATTGCCGCAACCGGCGTTGTCGCGGGCGCAGTGAATGGCGTCAGCGCGATTGGCGGGTTGCCTGTGGTCCTGCTGATGCTGGCCAATGCCTCCTCCGCCGCTGTGACGCGCGCCTCGATTGTAGCATTTCTGTTGCTGGGCGATATCTATGCCACCGGTTTTACCTATGGCTCCGGCCTGATTACACCGGATGTGCTGGTACGCTTTGTTGTCCTTCTGGTTCCGATGTTTCTCGGAGTTCTGCTGGGCAGCCGTCAATTCGTGCGGTCCAACCCGGACTCCTTCAAGGCCCTGGCGCTCTGGCTGCTGATCGGGCTGGCCTCGATCGGGCTGCTGCGGGTCCTTCTTTCATAA
- the gcvP gene encoding aminomethyl-transferring glycine dehydrogenase, whose translation MTDSPFLARHIGPGDQDQRAMLNFLGMTSIEALISQTVPSKIRMEGTLAIPDGIGEQAALAELSAKMDHNIVARAMIGQGYHGTHVPPVIQRNLLENPGWYTSYTPYQPEISQGRLEMLFHFQTLVAELTGLPIANASLLDEATAVAEAAGMAFRHHRQKRQRIIVAGKLHPQTLDVLNTRAATIGFSIDEDDGDIDSDVAAVILQLPDTEGALNDPAKTVEAARAAGALVIVSADPLSLVLLQPPGQWGADICVGSMQRFGVPLGNGGPHAAYMAASSDLTRLVPGRLIGESIDAHGRPAYRLALQTREQHIRREKATSNICTAQALLANMAAAYAIWHGPKGLKAIARRVHALAGRMTAALQQGGYTTVASRYFDTVTISCTTKAQALCDAAEASGYLLRKVNSDTVSIAFDETSGEADLAALCGIFEVTAAAAAEPALTRERDHEKFLSQEIFHCCRSETEMMRLLRKLMDKDLALDRAMIPLGSCTMKLNAAAEMMPVTWAKTGTIHPFSPAAHRKGYATMINDLDRWLSELTGFAKVSLQPNAGSQGEYAGLLAIRGYHQANGQGHRNICLIPSSAHGTNPASAQMAGYSVVVVRCNSEGDVDLADLTAKAEQHSENLAALMITYPSTHGVFEAEIREICAKVHDHGGQVYLDGANLNALVGLARPGDLGADVCHMNLHKTFCIPHGGGGPGVGPIGVARQLVPFLPGHVALGSDGAVSAAPDGSASILPISWMYIRMLGGNGLKTASEIAILNANYVAERLKEHYPILFTGKNNRVAHECIIDVRPLKDSADVSVDDIAKRLIDYGFHAPTMSWPVAGTLMVEPTESEPLSEINRFVDAMIAIREEAARVERGEWPRDDNPLHNAPHTAEELTADAWSHPYSRKEAAYPKGVDTASKFWAPVSRVDNVHGDRNLVCSCPPLEDYAVGA comes from the coding sequence ATGACCGACAGCCCGTTTCTCGCTCGCCATATCGGACCAGGGGATCAGGATCAACGTGCCATGCTCAACTTTTTAGGCATGACATCGATCGAAGCTTTGATCAGCCAGACTGTGCCTTCCAAAATCCGGATGGAAGGCACGCTGGCAATTCCCGATGGTATCGGCGAGCAAGCAGCGCTGGCCGAGCTGTCAGCGAAGATGGATCACAACATTGTTGCCAGAGCGATGATCGGGCAGGGCTATCATGGCACCCATGTGCCGCCGGTGATCCAGCGCAACCTGCTGGAAAATCCGGGTTGGTATACGTCCTATACGCCGTATCAGCCGGAAATCTCTCAAGGCCGGCTGGAAATGCTGTTTCATTTTCAGACCCTGGTAGCAGAACTCACCGGTCTGCCGATTGCAAATGCGTCCCTGCTGGATGAGGCGACGGCGGTTGCGGAAGCGGCCGGCATGGCGTTTCGCCACCACCGCCAGAAGCGGCAGCGCATTATTGTTGCCGGTAAATTGCATCCCCAGACACTGGATGTGCTGAACACCCGCGCTGCAACCATCGGGTTCTCGATTGACGAAGACGATGGTGACATCGACTCAGATGTCGCGGCTGTCATTCTGCAGCTTCCCGATACCGAGGGTGCGCTGAATGATCCGGCGAAAACCGTCGAGGCTGCCAGGGCGGCCGGTGCGCTGGTTATCGTCTCCGCTGATCCGCTGTCACTGGTGCTGCTGCAGCCGCCGGGTCAGTGGGGTGCGGATATCTGTGTCGGCTCGATGCAGCGATTTGGCGTGCCGCTGGGCAATGGCGGGCCACATGCCGCCTATATGGCGGCTTCGTCCGATCTGACGCGGCTGGTGCCCGGTCGACTGATCGGTGAATCCATCGATGCCCATGGCCGACCGGCCTACCGTCTTGCGCTGCAGACACGGGAACAGCATATCAGGCGCGAAAAAGCGACTTCCAATATCTGTACGGCCCAGGCTCTGCTGGCCAATATGGCCGCGGCCTATGCCATATGGCACGGACCGAAAGGCCTGAAAGCCATTGCCAGGCGGGTTCACGCGCTGGCTGGCCGGATGACCGCAGCGCTGCAGCAGGGCGGTTATACAACTGTGGCCAGCCGCTACTTCGACACGGTGACAATCAGTTGCACGACGAAGGCCCAGGCGCTGTGCGATGCCGCCGAAGCCAGCGGCTATCTGCTGCGCAAAGTCAATTCCGACACTGTCTCCATTGCTTTCGATGAAACCTCTGGCGAAGCCGATCTGGCGGCGCTTTGCGGTATATTCGAGGTTACCGCGGCGGCTGCGGCAGAACCGGCCCTGACGAGGGAACGGGATCATGAAAAATTCCTTTCACAGGAAATCTTTCACTGCTGCCGGTCGGAGACCGAGATGATGCGGCTGTTGCGCAAGCTGATGGACAAGGATCTGGCGCTGGACCGGGCGATGATTCCGCTGGGGTCCTGCACGATGAAACTCAATGCAGCAGCGGAAATGATGCCAGTCACCTGGGCGAAAACCGGAACAATTCATCCGTTTTCGCCGGCTGCCCACCGCAAGGGCTATGCCACAATGATCAATGATCTTGACCGCTGGCTGTCGGAACTGACCGGGTTTGCCAAGGTCAGCCTGCAACCCAATGCGGGCAGCCAGGGCGAATATGCCGGTTTGCTGGCAATCCGCGGCTACCATCAGGCAAACGGCCAGGGGCACCGCAATATCTGCCTCATTCCATCATCGGCACATGGCACAAATCCGGCGTCAGCTCAGATGGCGGGTTATTCTGTGGTGGTGGTCCGCTGCAACAGTGAAGGCGATGTGGATCTGGCTGATCTGACGGCGAAGGCGGAGCAGCATTCGGAAAATCTGGCCGCCTTGATGATCACCTATCCCTCGACCCATGGCGTGTTTGAAGCCGAAATCCGGGAAATCTGCGCCAAGGTGCATGATCATGGCGGTCAGGTCTATCTTGATGGTGCCAATCTCAATGCTCTGGTCGGTTTGGCCCGGCCTGGGGATCTGGGGGCAGATGTCTGTCATATGAATCTGCACAAGACGTTCTGCATCCCTCATGGCGGCGGCGGACCGGGTGTTGGCCCGATCGGAGTTGCCAGGCAGCTGGTGCCGTTTCTGCCGGGGCATGTCGCACTTGGCTCGGATGGCGCCGTTTCCGCAGCGCCGGACGGATCGGCGTCCATTTTGCCGATCTCCTGGATGTATATCCGCATGCTGGGGGGCAACGGTTTGAAGACCGCCAGCGAAATAGCCATTCTCAACGCGAACTACGTTGCCGAGCGGCTGAAGGAGCATTATCCGATCCTGTTCACCGGCAAGAACAACCGAGTCGCCCATGAATGCATTATCGATGTGCGCCCCTTGAAGGACAGCGCCGATGTGAGTGTTGATGATATCGCCAAACGTCTGATCGATTACGGCTTTCACGCGCCGACCATGTCGTGGCCGGTGGCCGGAACCTTGATGGTCGAACCCACTGAATCAGAACCTCTTTCGGAAATAAACCGGTTTGTCGATGCCATGATTGCAATTCGTGAAGAGGCTGCCCGTGTGGAACGGGGCGAATGGCCGCGCGATGACAATCCGCTGCACAATGCGCCGCACACGGCAGAGGAACTGACGGCAGATGCCTGGAGCCATCCTTACAGCCGCAAAGAAGCGGCCTATCCCAAGGGGGTCGATACGGCTTCGAAATTTTGGGCTCCTGTGTCGCGCGTCGATAATGTGCATGGCGATCGCAATCTGGTGTGCTCCTGTCCGCCGCTTGAGGATTATGCGGTCGGGGCGTAA
- the gcvH gene encoding glycine cleavage system protein GcvH — MSTTYYTEEHEWLRVEGDMATVGITDHAQEQLGDLVFVDLPSTGVSVGQGDDVVVVESVKAASDVYAPASGEIVEVNDALSADAALVNSDAEGKGWLYKMKLSKPEELDKLMDQAAYKAQIS; from the coding sequence ATGAGCACAACCTATTACACCGAAGAGCATGAATGGCTGCGGGTCGAGGGCGATATGGCCACCGTCGGCATTACCGACCACGCCCAGGAGCAACTGGGCGATCTGGTGTTTGTCGATCTGCCGTCAACGGGCGTCTCTGTAGGCCAGGGCGATGATGTGGTTGTGGTCGAATCAGTCAAGGCCGCCTCAGATGTTTACGCGCCTGCATCCGGCGAGATTGTCGAGGTCAATGACGCTCTTTCCGCAGATGCCGCCCTGGTTAATTCCGATGCGGAAGGCAAAGGCTGGCTTTACAAAATGAAACTGTCCAAGCCCGAAGAGCTCGACAAACTCATGGACCAGGCCGCTTACAAAGCCCAGATTTCCTGA
- the gcvT gene encoding glycine cleavage system aminomethyltransferase GcvT, producing MKFGADVKHTPLYDLHLESGAKMGAFAGYEMPLFYPLGLMKEHLHTRKAAGLFDISHMMHVEVTGAQASALIERLYPYVAGGQDLKAARYTFLLNENAGIIDDLIITRLGAERFLIVANAGCAEKDLAHIQSQAANFDAVVQVIPRGFLALQGPDAEAVLQDRGFAVSQMNFMTGIEPKDGWFLSRTGYTGEDGFEIAMPEPDCAGFARDLLADERVMPVGLGARDSLRLEAGLSLYGQDLSDTISPHEAGLIWAIPKELRTGGAYIGAAALADKIESGRARMRVGLSAEGRMPVRAGANLQDETGKSIGVVTSGGYGPTIERGVALGLISVDAVDAAMFADVRGKIIPMQKVKLPFVPHQYKPKN from the coding sequence TTGAAGTTCGGAGCAGATGTGAAACATACCCCCCTTTACGATCTCCACTTGGAATCCGGTGCCAAGATGGGCGCGTTTGCCGGCTATGAGATGCCGTTGTTTTATCCGCTCGGCCTGATGAAAGAACATCTGCACACGCGCAAGGCGGCGGGATTGTTCGATATCTCACATATGATGCATGTTGAAGTGACCGGGGCTCAGGCGTCGGCGCTGATCGAACGTCTATACCCCTATGTTGCAGGCGGGCAGGATCTGAAGGCCGCGCGCTACACGTTTTTGCTCAATGAAAATGCTGGCATCATTGATGATCTGATTATCACAAGGCTGGGCGCAGAGCGATTTCTCATTGTCGCCAATGCAGGCTGCGCGGAAAAGGATCTGGCCCACATTCAAAGCCAGGCTGCCAATTTCGATGCTGTGGTGCAGGTTATCCCGCGCGGCTTTCTGGCGCTACAAGGCCCAGATGCCGAAGCTGTGCTGCAGGATCGCGGTTTTGCGGTTTCGCAGATGAATTTCATGACCGGCATTGAGCCAAAAGATGGCTGGTTCCTGTCGCGCACCGGCTATACCGGCGAAGACGGATTTGAAATCGCCATGCCCGAGCCGGACTGCGCTGGCTTTGCCCGCGATTTACTGGCCGATGAGCGCGTCATGCCGGTTGGCCTTGGCGCGCGCGACAGTCTGCGGCTGGAAGCAGGGCTGTCCTTATACGGGCAGGATCTGTCCGATACAATCAGCCCTCATGAGGCGGGCCTGATCTGGGCTATTCCGAAAGAACTGCGCACGGGCGGAGCGTATATCGGTGCCGCCGCGCTGGCAGACAAAATCGAAAGCGGCCGCGCCCGGATGCGGGTCGGTCTGTCGGCAGAAGGCCGCATGCCGGTGCGGGCCGGGGCAAATTTGCAGGATGAAACGGGCAAGTCAATTGGCGTCGTAACGTCTGGCGGATATGGCCCCACCATTGAGCGCGGCGTGGCTTTGGGACTGATTTCCGTTGACGCGGTGGACGCAGCAATGTTTGCAGATGTCCGTGGCAAGATAATACCGATGCAGAAGGTCAAACTGCCTTTTGTTCCCCACCAGTATAAACCTAAAAACTGA
- a CDS encoding DUF1697 domain-containing protein, with translation MKTWIALLRGINVGGRNVLPMKDLRAILEELGLKNVQTYIQSGNCVFDCEDGDALTLSGSIADHIQQKQKFRPQVLVITKDDLLTAIADNPYPAGEDEPKNVHLFFLSEPAVNPELIKLEQVKKPSENFALLGSVFYLHTPEGFNSSKVATKVEKALGVAVTARNLRSANQIAELATK, from the coding sequence ATGAAGACTTGGATCGCATTGCTACGAGGGATAAATGTCGGGGGTAGAAACGTCCTCCCGATGAAGGATTTACGTGCGATCCTCGAAGAACTTGGGCTGAAAAACGTCCAAACTTACATACAAAGTGGTAATTGTGTTTTTGACTGTGAGGATGGTGACGCTCTGACATTGTCAGGTTCGATTGCAGACCACATCCAACAAAAACAGAAATTTCGACCTCAGGTTTTGGTTATTACAAAAGATGATTTGCTCACGGCAATTGCAGATAATCCTTATCCTGCAGGTGAAGATGAACCCAAAAATGTCCACCTATTTTTCCTGTCTGAACCAGCCGTTAATCCTGAGCTGATCAAGCTGGAACAAGTCAAAAAGCCGAGCGAGAACTTTGCGTTGTTAGGTTCAGTTTTCTATCTCCACACGCCTGAAGGTTTTAACAGCTCCAAGGTTGCAACCAAGGTAGAAAAGGCTCTTGGCGTAGCCGTAACTGCTCGCAATCTACGCTCTGCCAATCAGATTGCTGAACTCGCCACGAAGTGA
- the tig gene encoding trigger factor, with protein sequence MQVNETLNEGLKRELDIVIPASQMKDRMEAKLVEMKGQVQLKGFRKGKVPVAHLRQMYGKSIMSDILQEELNQSSQKAISDRSEKPAMQPKIELPEDQGAAEKMLNGEADLAYKISYEIVPAIEELDYSKLAIERPVVDVSDEDINKRLEEIGESNRPYETKNGAAEDGDRLTIAYLGKLNGEPFEGGQDDNAMLVLGSNQFIPGFEEQLIGAKAGDEKTIKVTFPDDYQAELLKGQDAEFDVTVRDVAAPGEVVLDDEFAKRLGLESLDKLREAVQQQVEGQFGSATRQKVKRQLLDQLDEMHTFDLPPTLVEQEFENIWRQVTHDIEHHGKTFEDEGTTEEEAKADYQKIAERRVRLGLVLAEIGDSNKIQVNDEELQRALIEQIRQFPGQEQQAFDYYRKNPEAMASLRAPIFEEKVVDYLLELATVTDKTVTKEELTADEDDDDAPHHDHDHDHDH encoded by the coding sequence ATGCAGGTTAATGAAACTCTGAACGAAGGTTTGAAGCGGGAACTCGATATTGTCATTCCGGCCTCGCAGATGAAAGATCGCATGGAAGCCAAACTGGTGGAAATGAAGGGTCAGGTCCAACTGAAAGGGTTCCGCAAAGGCAAGGTGCCGGTGGCTCACCTGCGTCAGATGTATGGCAAGTCCATCATGAGCGATATTCTGCAGGAAGAGCTTAACCAATCTTCCCAGAAGGCGATATCGGACCGTTCCGAAAAACCCGCCATGCAGCCGAAGATCGAACTTCCTGAAGATCAGGGCGCCGCCGAAAAAATGCTCAACGGAGAGGCGGATCTTGCTTACAAGATTTCATATGAAATCGTGCCTGCGATCGAGGAACTTGATTACAGCAAACTGGCCATCGAACGGCCTGTGGTTGACGTCTCCGACGAAGACATTAACAAGCGCCTTGAGGAAATCGGCGAAAGCAACCGTCCTTACGAAACAAAAAATGGCGCTGCGGAAGATGGCGACCGGTTGACGATTGCCTATCTTGGAAAGTTGAACGGCGAGCCGTTCGAAGGCGGGCAGGACGATAATGCGATGCTGGTTCTGGGGTCAAACCAGTTCATTCCCGGATTTGAAGAGCAGCTGATCGGAGCCAAAGCCGGTGATGAAAAGACCATCAAGGTGACATTTCCAGATGATTACCAGGCTGAGTTGCTGAAGGGACAGGACGCTGAATTTGATGTCACTGTCCGTGATGTCGCAGCGCCCGGCGAAGTGGTTCTGGATGACGAATTTGCAAAACGCCTCGGCCTGGAATCGCTGGACAAGCTGCGCGAAGCTGTGCAGCAGCAAGTTGAAGGGCAGTTTGGCAGTGCCACAAGGCAGAAAGTGAAACGTCAGCTTCTCGACCAGTTGGATGAGATGCATACATTTGACCTGCCACCGACTCTCGTCGAGCAGGAATTTGAGAATATCTGGCGTCAGGTTACCCACGATATCGAACATCATGGCAAAACCTTCGAAGACGAAGGCACCACCGAAGAGGAAGCCAAAGCAGATTACCAGAAAATTGCCGAACGCCGTGTTCGCCTTGGTCTGGTGCTTGCCGAAATTGGTGACAGCAACAAGATCCAGGTCAATGACGAAGAATTACAACGTGCGCTGATCGAGCAGATCCGCCAGTTCCCTGGCCAGGAACAGCAGGCGTTCGATTATTACCGGAAAAACCCGGAAGCAATGGCCAGCCTGCGCGCGCCGATCTTTGAGGAAAAGGTTGTCGATTACCTGCTGGAACTGGCCACGGTGACCGACAAAACCGTGACCAAGGAAGAGCTGACCGCTGATGAAGACGATGATGACGCGCCTCATCATGACCACGATCATGATCACGATCACTAG